In Candidatus Bathyarchaeota archaeon, one DNA window encodes the following:
- a CDS encoding MFS transporter has translation MRRPFLMLAAINVLDAFVTGAYMLIVPLVMIKRGIRLSTIGSVFSAFPIAFLAFRMLFSSAADSVGFRKFFHVNALCNLASALLYAASLSPSSYAAAKMAQGVKEAALWAVNRSAAYEAAEDRSPQMASSILLFTRALAITIGAAASGFLISWMSFEQVFLTLAALSALIFIPAWMSNMVQRGNLTLKELFRKLDPRTMRGRTWRTALTMSLYTAASTLTAGFVLPLFLHERGLGYWEVGMILAAYAGMGALLLPYTLQATPSMDRIACIQMLLYIPAAVLIPLTDGKLMIAMVMVMGLGESISYITWESLISREAVGKENMATTIGFLHAPSNLVMIPSYIMAGVLVEELGYTAPFLAAAALFSAYSVIARRNLNKTS, from the coding sequence ATGCGAAGACCGTTTCTCATGCTCGCCGCTATTAATGTATTGGACGCTTTCGTCACCGGAGCCTATATGTTGATCGTACCTCTGGTGATGATTAAAAGGGGCATCCGCCTCTCCACGATCGGCTCGGTGTTCTCAGCCTTTCCTATCGCTTTCCTAGCGTTTAGGATGCTGTTCTCCTCAGCGGCTGACAGCGTAGGGTTCCGAAAGTTCTTCCATGTGAACGCCTTGTGCAACCTCGCCTCTGCGCTCCTCTACGCGGCCTCCCTGTCCCCCTCCTCCTATGCAGCCGCGAAAATGGCGCAGGGGGTTAAGGAGGCGGCTTTGTGGGCTGTGAACAGGAGCGCGGCTTACGAGGCCGCCGAGGACAGGAGCCCCCAGATGGCCTCCTCCATCCTCCTATTCACCCGAGCCCTCGCGATCACCATTGGAGCCGCCGCATCGGGCTTTCTAATATCATGGATGAGCTTTGAGCAAGTATTCTTAACGCTCGCAGCCCTTTCAGCCTTGATATTCATACCTGCGTGGATGTCGAACATGGTCCAGCGTGGAAACTTAACTTTAAAGGAGCTGTTCAGAAAGCTCGATCCGAGGACTATGAGGGGGAGGACGTGGCGGACAGCCTTAACGATGAGCCTCTACACGGCTGCCTCCACGCTCACCGCAGGATTCGTGCTACCCTTATTCCTCCATGAAAGGGGCCTCGGATACTGGGAGGTGGGGATGATCCTGGCCGCCTACGCAGGGATGGGGGCCCTCCTCCTACCTTATACGCTTCAAGCAACTCCCTCCATGGACAGGATAGCCTGCATTCAAATGCTCCTATACATCCCGGCTGCCGTGCTGATCCCCCTGACTGACGGCAAATTAATGATAGCCATGGTGATGGTCATGGGCTTAGGTGAATCTATAAGCTACATTACATGGGAGTCGCTTATAAGCCGGGAAGCCGTTGGAAAAGAAAACATGGCGACGACCATAGGGTTCCTACACGCCCCGTCAAACCTCGTAATGATTCCATCCTATATCATGGCTGGCGTATTGGTGGAGGAGCTCGGTTATACAGCTCCCTTTTTAGCCGCGGCTGCCTTATTCTCGGCCTACTCAGTAATCGCTCGGCGAAATCTAAACAAAACCAGCTGA
- the prs gene encoding ribose-phosphate diphosphokinase, producing MKPLKNLDIVLVGPASRRLGGGLRGQGFNVAELEYRVFPDGESYLRVPVDIKGLNVAVLQSTYPPQDKHLIELFLALTAARELGAEEVVAAVPYLAYARQDSMFKPGESVSLKTIIKLIEDCGASAFITFNIHKADRMKWFKIPSLNLSAVKAIADHLATFELSNPVVIAPDRGAAHLAEEASSILKAEHTYLEKRRDRETGSVETSYRELDVSGRDVIIIDDIISSGSTIANVAEIASRQGAKRIMAACIHPLLAEGALERMERAGVSKVLGTDCVEGAYSEVSVAPLLAEALRTML from the coding sequence ATGAAGCCCTTGAAGAATTTAGACATCGTATTGGTGGGTCCGGCCTCGCGGAGGCTCGGGGGAGGCTTAAGGGGGCAGGGATTTAACGTAGCCGAATTGGAGTACAGGGTGTTCCCAGATGGAGAGTCGTATTTAAGAGTCCCCGTGGACATCAAGGGATTAAATGTAGCGGTGCTTCAATCCACGTATCCACCTCAGGACAAGCATCTCATCGAACTATTCCTAGCGTTAACCGCGGCAAGGGAGCTGGGGGCCGAGGAGGTGGTAGCAGCCGTACCATACTTAGCCTATGCTAGGCAGGATTCAATGTTTAAGCCTGGGGAATCGGTGAGCCTTAAAACCATAATTAAGCTTATAGAGGATTGCGGGGCATCAGCCTTCATAACCTTCAACATCCATAAGGCTGACAGGATGAAATGGTTTAAGATACCCAGCTTGAACTTATCCGCGGTGAAGGCTATCGCAGATCATCTAGCTACCTTTGAACTTTCCAACCCCGTCGTGATAGCCCCTGATAGAGGAGCCGCCCACCTCGCGGAGGAGGCCTCCTCGATCCTGAAAGCAGAGCACACCTATTTAGAGAAGAGGAGGGATAGGGAGACGGGATCCGTGGAGACCTCGTATAGAGAGCTGGATGTCTCAGGCAGGGACGTCATAATAATAGACGACATCATAAGTTCAGGTTCCACCATCGCCAACGTGGCCGAGATAGCTTCGAGGCAGGGAGCAAAGAGGATAATGGCGGCCTGCATCCATCCCTTACTGGCTGAGGGGGCTTTGGAGAGGATGGAGAGGGCTGGAGTATCGAAGGTGCTGGGCACGGACTGCGTCGAAGGAGCTTACAGCGAGGTATCGGTGGCTCCGTTACTGGCTGAAGCCTTGAGGACCATGCTATGA
- the rnz gene encoding ribonuclease Z translates to MPLEVIFLGTGGSMPTRGRGLPSIAVRREGEIILFDCGEGTQRQAATASLSTLKISRIFITHLHGDHVLGLPGLIQSMALLGRTTLLEVYGPIGLASFLEAVRFTVPCSIGFPISIYEVSEGAVYEDRNYRVEAAWMDHTIPCLGYSLTENPRPGKFRPEAAERLGVPKGPLWKRLQMGESVEVAGRTIHPSEVVGPPRPGVKLSYSGDTRPHPNLKKIAYKSDLLIHDSTFDDSRRDKAAEYGHSTARQAAQMAMEVKASRLALTHISPIYECSEDKLLLEAEETFVERVILASDLARLNLQPRQAA, encoded by the coding sequence ATGCCTTTGGAAGTCATATTCCTAGGCACTGGTGGGAGCATGCCCACCAGGGGGAGAGGCCTACCCAGCATAGCGGTGCGGAGGGAGGGGGAGATAATCCTCTTCGACTGCGGGGAAGGAACCCAGAGGCAGGCGGCGACGGCTAGCCTCAGCACTTTAAAGATCTCTAGGATATTCATTACGCACCTCCACGGGGACCACGTCCTGGGCCTGCCGGGCCTAATCCAATCCATGGCCCTACTAGGCCGGACCACCCTACTAGAGGTATATGGGCCTATAGGCTTAGCCTCCTTCCTCGAGGCTGTAAGGTTTACGGTGCCCTGTTCCATAGGGTTTCCCATCTCCATCTACGAGGTTTCGGAGGGAGCGGTCTACGAGGACAGGAACTACAGGGTTGAGGCGGCCTGGATGGATCATACGATTCCATGTCTCGGATATAGCCTGACGGAGAATCCCCGACCTGGAAAGTTCCGACCTGAAGCAGCCGAGAGGCTAGGCGTCCCCAAGGGGCCCCTATGGAAGAGGCTTCAAATGGGCGAATCCGTCGAGGTGGCGGGAAGGACCATCCATCCCTCGGAGGTTGTGGGCCCGCCCAGGCCGGGGGTTAAACTATCCTACTCGGGGGATACTAGACCCCACCCTAACCTTAAGAAGATAGCCTATAAATCTGACCTCCTCATACATGATAGCACGTTCGACGATTCCCGAAGGGATAAGGCTGCCGAGTATGGACATTCAACTGCGAGGCAGGCAGCCCAGATGGCTATGGAGGTTAAAGCCTCCCGCCTCGCACTGACTCATATAAGCCCCATCTACGAGTGCTCCGAGGATAAACTCCTCCTCGAAGCCGAAGAAACTTTCGTGGAGAGGGTCATCTTAGCCTCGGATCTAGCCCGTTTGAACCTTCAACCGAGGCAAGCTGCGTAA
- a CDS encoding AAA family ATPase, producing MALTGMPGSGKTVIADVASKLGVPVFSCGDVVREAALERGLQPTSAVLGRLMFELRESEGPAAVVDRVISKIKSSPPSRGAVLVEGIRSLAEVEELKASFKLSVMAVHSSPSTRFKRLKSRGRSDDPKDMEEFHLRDRRELDVGIGDVIALADIMIVNEGSLAAFKADAEEKLRGWLRDEG from the coding sequence ATGGCTCTAACGGGGATGCCCGGCTCAGGTAAGACCGTCATCGCGGACGTGGCGTCCAAGCTAGGTGTTCCAGTGTTCAGCTGCGGAGACGTGGTGAGGGAGGCTGCTTTAGAGAGGGGCCTGCAACCCACATCGGCCGTCTTAGGGAGGCTGATGTTCGAGTTGAGGGAGAGCGAGGGCCCCGCAGCCGTTGTGGACAGGGTCATCTCAAAGATTAAAAGCTCACCGCCCTCGAGGGGGGCCGTTCTAGTGGAGGGGATACGGAGCCTAGCTGAAGTTGAGGAGCTCAAGGCGAGCTTTAAACTATCCGTAATGGCCGTGCACTCCTCACCCTCGACGAGGTTTAAAAGGCTTAAGTCGAGGGGTAGGAGCGACGACCCCAAAGACATGGAGGAGTTCCACCTCCGGGATAGGAGGGAGCTCGACGTGGGCATAGGGGACGTCATAGCATTAGCGGACATTATGATCGTGAACGAAGGAAGCTTAGCGGCCTTCAAGGCCGACGCCGAGGAGAAGCTCAGGGGATGGCTGAGGGATGAGGGTTGA